TACTCGGTTTCCATCCCTAAAACCCTAGTTATGAGTTGCTCACTCCAGTCAGCCATAAACAGAGGAATATTAAGTATATCTCCATCAAACTTAAGATTCTGCAAAGAATACCGTACCCTCAGCGGAAAGGCATCTTCATGGAGTCGCTTTATCGCCTTCAACGAGGAACTCGAAATATTTTTATCAGCCTTCACTTCAATAGGAATAATAAGATTTTTGTATTGCAGAAGAAAATCAACTTCATAACGATTGTCGCTACTTGTCCAATACCTAAGAGGCACGGAGAAAGCAGCAGAGAGAGACTGCAAAATATAGTTCTCAGCAAAGGACCCTTTAAATTCTGAAACCAATTGGACTGGGTTAAGAAATGAGGAAATATCTAGTTGGGACAACCTTCTGAGCAAACCGATATCGACGGAATAGAGCTTGAAAGAGGAAAGATCCTCGTAGGCTGACAAGGGCAGTGCAGGCTTGGTGCATCGTGTTACCTTGGTGACCACCTCCGCCGAAACCAACCAATACAATGCATTCTCGTACTCCCTGGCTCTTGCTCCCTGCTTAACGAGTTGATATAAGAATTTCTTATTTTCTCTTGACAACTGAGAGGGAAGAGAATGCCAAATATGCATCAGCTTTGGATACTCTCTAGGTTCAGGATGTTTTGCAAAATCTCTCTCATAGGCTTGGACAATCGACCAGAGAATTGAGTCTATGCTTTCACTCTTTCGCTCAATTACCCACCGCGAGACTACCTCAGGCATCCCTCCAAGCAGAATATACTTTTTAAAATGATCTAGCAGTGGGTTGAAAAAAGCCTCAGGGATTGGATCACCATCTTCCTTGGAATCCAGATATGCCACCAAATCTTTCTCGTCCTCCGCAATGAGCATCTCCCTGAAAGTCATTGGGTGAATTTTCAGGAAATCAACCTGTCCAACTGGAAAAGAAGATGGTTTGGCAAGAGAGACCCCCAGCAAGGATCCAGCGCAAGCAACATGGTACCCATTCCCTTTCTCATGAAAATACTTCAATGCATTCAGGACATTCGGAGCGTCCTGGATCTCATCAAAGATAATCAACGTAGTGCCCTCAGTTATAGGAAATCCTGCAACGAATTGAAGATTATTCAATATACGTTTGATATCTTTGGTGGACTCAAAAAATTGCCTATATTCAGGATGTTCATCAAAATTGAAATATGCAACTCGCTCGTAGTGTTGTCTCCCAAACTCCTTGAGCAACCAGGTCTTACCCACCTGACGGATACCCTGCAGAAGCAATGGTTTACGATACAAAGAGTGTTTCCATGCCACGAGAGACTTCATAGCAGTTCTTTCCATATAGGATCCCTCCTCTTTTTCTCCCCAAGTATAGACTGATTTTAGGTATAAAGCAAAAGGACATCACATAATTTCTGCATATTATGTGATTTTTATCACACTTTTCTCATATATTATGTGATTTATTATATATCATATTTCCATACATTTAATCAGTACATGGTTCCACCCAAACCCTACCTCTCAAGGCAGGATTGGGTAGTGTGGAGGTATCTTTAATGAGGTATTTTTCAAATCCTGGAAGTGATTCTGGTGCCCCACTGACAACCTCAGATACAGGACAAGGGATCTCTCTCCTTGCTACCCTGCCTTGTAGCCAGGCAGGCGTTCTCAGAATCTGTACTTCCCACCAAGAGTTCTTCCGGGTAGCTCCCTTGCCTCTTGGCTTCTGGCCATACTACACCAGAAAGGTGTGCAGGAACTATGCAAAAAATATTAAAAATTCTTTAAATACAATATGTTACCTGCTGTTTCTATACTATGTAATACACTTGACTTGATATATATATTTGCTATATTTATATCATATGAATCGTAACAACATCCCTTCAAAAGCAGAACAAGTAAGAACTCAGATACAAAGCATGAAGGAAGGAACAATATTCTTTCCTGATGTATTTGAAAATATTGGCCAAGTAGCTCTCCATATAATCCTGTCGAGACTGGTACAACAAAACCGTATCATCCGTTTGGGACCTGGCCTCTACCTACATCCACGTTTTTCAAACGTCTTAGGAACCTATGCAACTCCTTCACTAGAAGATATCGCGAAAGCAATAGCCATCAAGGAGAAATCAAGAATCATTCCTACAGGTTCTTATGCATTGTATAAGTTAGGATTTACCATGCAAGTACCTACATCTGCTGTTTTCCTTACAGATGGCTCTCCTAGAAAGATTAATCTTGAAGATGGAAGAATTATAGTATTCAAGCGTACCACTGCTAAAAATTTATCCTTTCATAATCCAACAGTGCAATTGCTTGTTGCAAGTATAAGAGAAATTGGTAACGGTAATATTACTCCCGAACACAGAGAAATCATCCAAGGAATCCTTTCAAAGTTACATGAAGAAGAATTGAAGCAAGATCTAATCCTTGCACCTTATTGGGTCAGAGAGCTAATTCTATATGAAAGGAATATAATACATGAATCTCAAAGACCTAACAGAACAGGAACGAGTTGATATTTTCAATGAAGTTGGAAAACAAAAACACATAAGTAGCCAAGCAATAGAAAAAGATTGGTGGGTCAGCACTATTCTTGAAGTTCTATTCAACTCCCAGTACAAGGATTCTATAGTTTTCAAGGGAGGTACGTCCTTAAGCAAAGCTTGGAAGCTTATCTCTAGGTTTTCTGAAGATATCGATATTGCAATTAAACGAGAGTTCTTGGGCTGTGGTGGACAGTTAACAAAGAACCAGATAAATAATCGCCTTAGGCGATTTTCATGTTCCTTTGTAAGAGAAAATCTGAGGAATGAAGTTGAGGAAGGACTCCATAGCATTGGAATAGAGAGTGATTCATTCAATGTTTATGTTGATCAAAGCCCTGTTACTACCGTTGATCCAGAAAAGATATACATCTCCTATAAGTCTGTTTTTGAGGAGGCACCACACAATAGTTACGTTAAGCCAAGAGTAATTATTGAAGCTGGTGCACGTAGTATTTCTGATCCTTTCGTAGAAGTTGGTATCCAATCTTTTATCTCCGAAACTTTCCCAGACATGCCTTTTTCCAGAAGACCCTTCACAGTAAAGATTGTTCCCGCCGAACGAACCTTTCTTGAAAAGGCCTTCCTTCTCCATGAAGAATTCCATAAACCAACTAGCGAAATACGCACAGATCGGATGAGTCGCCATTTATATGACCTTGAAAAAATGATGGATACCCCAATAGCTCACAAGGCGATTCAAGATAGAAACCTTTATAATGAGATTGTCACTCATAGAAAAAAATACATTGGTCTTAAAGGGTTTGATTATGCTTCGCTTGCACCAGAACATATTAATTTCATTCCTCCGACTACAATTTCTCATCATTGGAAACGAGATTATCAAGCTATGAGGGAGAATATCATATATGGACCATCCATAGACTATGAGACCCTGATTAAACGGATCAGAATTCTGAATGTTCGCTTCAACCAGTCTACAATGGTGATTAAAATAGAATGAGAGCAGGTGACTACCCAACCCAATCCTCTTAGGCAGGATTGGGTAGTGTGGAGGTATCTTTTATGAAGGTAATTTTCAAATCCTGGAAGTGATTCTGGTGCCCCACTGACAACCTCAGATACAGGACAAGGGATCTCTCTCCTTGCTACCCTGCCTTGTAGCCAGGCAGGCGTTCTCAGAATCTGTACTTCCCACCAAGAGTTCTTCCGGGTAGCTCCCTTGCCTCTTGGCTTCTGGCCATACTACACCATAGGGGTGTGAAGAAACCATTCGGAAAATATGAGAAAAGGATGAATACAAAAAAGACCCCTCTCAATACAGAAAGGGATCCTCTAAACAACTACATATGAATTATGTAATCGGGGCTGGATTGAAATAGCAGAGGAAGTTGTTCAGTCCATACTGCTCACTGAAGGGCTTCTTTCCACTTGCCACATCCAGGATCAGGTTGAACAAGCGCTCCCCAACCACTTCGACAGTCTCTTCCCCGGTAGCAATGGAACCTGCATCAAGATCGATCAGATCCTGCCACATATTCTTCATCGCATTACGGCTGGAAACCTTGATGACCGGAGCTTCTGCCAAGCCGTAGGGTGTTCCGCGACCGGTCATGAAGACCTGTACGGTCATACCGCTGGCAAGCTGGCTGGGACCGCAGACAATATCGCTCGCTGGGGTGGCAGCGAATATGAGCCCTTTCTTGGTAGGAAGCTCACCAGGGCCGAGTACCTCGACTATGGGAGCATGCCCACTCTTCACGATTGAACCCATCGCTTTCTCAACAATATTGGAAAGTCCACCCTGCTTGTTTCCAGGAGTGGGGTTCGCACTGCGATCCACGCTTCCCTTTGCAAGGTATTCATCATACCAGCCGATTTCAGCAACCAACTTCTTGAGAGCTACCTCGTCCTGGCAACGCTCGGCAAGCAGATGCACCCCGTCACGGACCTCGGTGACTTCACTGAACATCACGGTGGCACCCCCTGAGACAAGGAGGTCACTCGCATAGCCCGCACTTGGGTTGGCAGTCACACCGCTGAAAGCATCACTGCCTCCACACTGCATGCCAACACAAAGCTTCTCGAGAGGCAAGGTGGTACGTTTATGCTTATCAAGACGCTTGAGCTTATGCTCAGCCA
This sequence is a window from uncultured Sphaerochaeta sp.. Protein-coding genes within it:
- a CDS encoding DUF6088 family protein, which gives rise to MNRNNIPSKAEQVRTQIQSMKEGTIFFPDVFENIGQVALHIILSRLVQQNRIIRLGPGLYLHPRFSNVLGTYATPSLEDIAKAIAIKEKSRIIPTGSYALYKLGFTMQVPTSAVFLTDGSPRKINLEDGRIIVFKRTTAKNLSFHNPTVQLLVASIREIGNGNITPEHREIIQGILSKLHEEELKQDLILAPYWVRELILYERNIIHESQRPNRTGTS
- a CDS encoding ATP-binding protein, producing the protein MERTAMKSLVAWKHSLYRKPLLLQGIRQVGKTWLLKEFGRQHYERVAYFNFDEHPEYRQFFESTKDIKRILNNLQFVAGFPITEGTTLIIFDEIQDAPNVLNALKYFHEKGNGYHVACAGSLLGVSLAKPSSFPVGQVDFLKIHPMTFREMLIAEDEKDLVAYLDSKEDGDPIPEAFFNPLLDHFKKYILLGGMPEVVSRWVIERKSESIDSILWSIVQAYERDFAKHPEPREYPKLMHIWHSLPSQLSRENKKFLYQLVKQGARAREYENALYWLVSAEVVTKVTRCTKPALPLSAYEDLSSFKLYSVDIGLLRRLSQLDISSFLNPVQLVSEFKGSFAENYILQSLSAAFSVPLRYWTSSDNRYEVDFLLQYKNLIIPIEVKADKNISSSSLKAIKRLHEDAFPLRVRYSLQNLKFDGDILNIPLFMADWSEQLITRVLGMETE
- the garD gene encoding galactarate dehydratase; this translates as MNALLLKIDPRDTVAIITEASRKGDVVDGITLLSDIPQGHKVALQDMQKGDEVIRYGVVLGYLLEEVKKGAWINENSLELPLQPPLEDLSFKKPEEVVLPQPKRTTFEGYENPNGGYAGTRNILAITTTVQCVSGVVDQLVKRIQAELLPQYPNVDGVVAINHAYGCGVAINAPDAVVPIRSIKNTIKNPNFGGEIMVVGLGCEKLTVDKLLSDEENTPENVIILQDYPGFGPMMDALLKMAEHKLKRLDKHKRTTLPLEKLCVGMQCGGSDAFSGVTANPSAGYASDLLVSGGATVMFSEVTEVRDGVHLLAERCQDEVALKKLVAEIGWYDEYLAKGSVDRSANPTPGNKQGGLSNIVEKAMGSIVKSGHAPIVEVLGPGELPTKKGLIFAATPASDIVCGPSQLASGMTVQVFMTGRGTPYGLAEAPVIKVSSRNAMKNMWQDLIDLDAGSIATGEETVEVVGERLFNLILDVASGKKPFSEQYGLNNFLCYFNPAPIT
- a CDS encoding nucleotidyl transferase AbiEii/AbiGii toxin family protein, whose translation is MNLKDLTEQERVDIFNEVGKQKHISSQAIEKDWWVSTILEVLFNSQYKDSIVFKGGTSLSKAWKLISRFSEDIDIAIKREFLGCGGQLTKNQINNRLRRFSCSFVRENLRNEVEEGLHSIGIESDSFNVYVDQSPVTTVDPEKIYISYKSVFEEAPHNSYVKPRVIIEAGARSISDPFVEVGIQSFISETFPDMPFSRRPFTVKIVPAERTFLEKAFLLHEEFHKPTSEIRTDRMSRHLYDLEKMMDTPIAHKAIQDRNLYNEIVTHRKKYIGLKGFDYASLAPEHINFIPPTTISHHWKRDYQAMRENIIYGPSIDYETLIKRIRILNVRFNQSTMVIKIE